AAACAGTTCACACCACCCGAGAAACACAATatcttgaagaaaaaaaaaacgaagaaagttttatattttttttttttttttggttgacaaaaaaaaaaagaaagttttatatttttatctttcatTTGAAAACAAGAAAGCCTCATAGTGTCGACATGGATTGCCAAGAGGAGCAACTGGTGAACACAATTTGCGATCTCTACGAAAAGATCTCAAAGCTCGAGAGTCTAAAACCATCCGAAGATGTCAACATTCTCTTCAGCCAGCTCGTTTCCACATGCATCCCACCCAACCCTAACATCGACGTCACCAAGATGTGTGACACAGTCCAAGAGACTCGACAAAAGCTCATCAAGATCTGTGGCGAAGCCGAAGGTCACCTAGAACATCATTTCTCTTCGATCTTGACGTCTTTTGAAGACAACCCACTTCACCATTTAAACCTTTTCCCTTATTACAATAACTATATAAAACTCGGGAAGCTCGAATACGATCTCCTCACACAAAACCTAAACGGTCTTGTCCCAAGGAATGTTGCTTTCATTGGATCTGGTCCTCTTCCTCTCACTTCCATCGTTCTTGCTTCATCCCATCTCAAAGAGACAGTCTTCCACAACTTTGACATCGACCCGTCAGCGAACTCGCTCGCCTCTCTTCTGGTCTCTTCTGATCCAGACATCTCTCAACGCATGTTCTTCCACACCGTTGATATTATGAACGTGACGGAGAGCTTGAAGAGCTTCGACGTCGTGTTTCTAGCAGCGCTTGTTGGGATGAACAAGGAGGATAAAGTTAGAGTGATCgagcatcttcagaaacacaTGGCTCCTGGTGCTGTCCTCATGCTGAGGAGTGCTCATGGCCCGAGAGCATTTCTTTATCCGATCGTTGAGCCGTGTGATCTCCAAGGATTCGAGGTTTTGTCTATCTATCATCCGACGGATGATGTTATCAACTCCGTGGTGATCTCGAAAAAGCTCCCTGTTGTCTCAAATGGGAGTGTTGTTGGTGGACCATCGTGCTTGCTCATGCCTTGTAACTGCTCCAAAATCCATGCTATaatgaacaagaagaagaaaatgatgatcGAGGAGTTGGAAGCCAGCAGGGAagaacaattttcttaaaaatgacGTTATTTCTTAATTCACTGTCTTAATTATGGTTTGTGTCTTTGTGTTGTGTGTTGGTGTATTTCTCTATCCATTGTTCTCTGGTttgttataacttataaaaGTGTATTTGTTTCTGCAAGAGCATGGTAGAAATGTAACGACACATCCAACTCATGAAACTACAAAAGAAAGTATCAATTTGGAAAATGTTGATGCAATATGCAAAGGATATTGTTTATTTAGTAGTTTTCAAAAACCCCAATAAGAAATGAAACAAGCCCAACAATCTTTTTATTCACCCTTCCTGATCCTCAATTTGGACATTGGACATAAgctaacaaaataatttaaggCCCATTATAATTATTAGGCCCGGCCCGTTGAGCAAACAAAATACCGGTAACTAAGGGCAAAAGTGGTATTAAACTGTTGACGATTCTTCTCGGTCGAGTGGAGGAGATATATAAACAGCTCTCTCCCTTCATCTTCATTTTGTTTCTATACAGTCACATTCTGAAGACTCCATTTTCCGAAGCTCTCGTCTTGTTTACGAGTAGTAGTGAGGAAGACGAAAAGATTGTTGTTGTGGTCTTGTGACTATTTACACTTCTTTTAGAATCTTTCGTTTGATCAGATTTGATGGTGGATTCTCTGTTTCCAAGCACCGAAGCAACCGTTGACGACGCCTCTCCGGAGTCAAGACGGAAGAGGCGGAGGATATCAGAGACGGCGAAGGAGACGGCAGAGTCATCAGAGATCAACCAAGAAAGCTTGAAGAGATGGAGAACCAATCGTGTGCAGCAGATCTACGCCTCCAAGCTCGTCGAAGCTCTGCGCCGAGTTCGTCAGAGATCCAACGACGGCGGTAAAATCACCTCCGCCGCGCGAGAGATACGCGACACGGCGGACCGAGTTCTCGCCGCGTCGGCTCGCGGCACGACGCGGTGGAGCAGGGCGGTCTTGGCCACTCGCGTCCGAGCGAGTCTGAAGAAGCACAAGAAGGCGAAGTTAACCGGAGCTCGCAAACCGAGAAAAGACACCGCGGCGGAGAGGAAGCGGAGTAAACTGCCGGCGGTTGAGAGAAAGCTGAAGATTCTCGGGAGGTTGGTTCCCGGTTGCCGGAAAGTCACCGTGCCGAACCTTTTGGACGAAGCGACCGATTACATCGCGGCTCTAGAGATGCAGGTCCGAGCCATGGAGTCTCTTGCAGAACTCCTAGCAGCCGCCGCGCCACGGTCGACGTTGACCCGACCGTAACGGCGGCAGTTAGTTTGTCAGTTGTTAAactagcttctttttttttttacctttttaccCCCTTTGTTTGGctcaagtttttttatttgtttctgttttataATTTCATGTATTTTATTTCTCTACATTGTACATTACTTTGTTTAGTTGTATCCATTTTGATCATCTTAATATTTTCCTTGAATCACTTTTTCTTAATCTTCtaaaggaagaaaaagaaaggcAACTAATCTTGATTCCAAAGTGTTAATAGACCCTTAAAAAGATAAGTGTACACACAAAAGAAGATAAGAGAAgaataaaaagttttaaaatgaaTTGCAACTTGAAGCAATTCAGAAAAAAAGAGCATGTGCGTAGACGGCCTAACGTGTAGAGAACACCCACCTTAATTTTGGGGCCAATGGACTCCATGTGATGTTCTCATTTTGACTTTTTCGACGTTGAAGTTTTTGCACTATTGCTAGAGTGCCGTCCAAAACTATATTTTGCTACTAATGCCTCTCTTTAACTTTGAAGCTGATTGATAAACCTTTTAAAATAACTTTGACACTGATTGATAAACAGAAAGATTTACTTTCAGAGTAACTTTCGAACTGATTGATAAACAAAAAGAGTTACTTTCTAGATAACTCTGACTCTtgaatgataatattttttttactttaaagtTGTAGAAGACTTGACATTTACATTATCGTATAAAAATACAAAGGTAGTGTAAGTTTGTCAGAAGAAGAAATCCACTAGGGGAGAGCAAGTAAGTAACATTGAAACAAGTGTGAAGGACCACAACATTAGTACCAAAAGAAGGGGAAACAAAAAGATTGAGAAATGAATCTGGAGGAACATCTTTCTTCCCCTCTTTAAGTCTCCCCACGTGTGCTACTTCTTTTTTACACCCCAATATGTCTTTCTTCTTTGTATTcacactttttatatatatcaaattaatGGCAACATGTCTGTGGGTCATTGTGTTTTTGTTTCCAGGAAAAAAGTTATTAAGGTGACGAGGTGTTTCTCACAAAATGATTTCCACAAATCTTACCCGgataactttttattaatacGATTGTGCATCCACATTTTATCCTTTGACATTTCTTATCCTGATATTACGAGTTGTTGATATTAGTTAACGTATTCACATGATATTTGGAATTAGTAGaacaaaataagaaacaaagtatatatataaatgcatCGAATGATagctacaaaacaaaacaaaagaaaggggAAAACGTGGAGTTGGCCATATGTGGCTAAAGGGGTAGACCCAATGTAATCACATGCAACCATGTGACTCCAATTATGGACCTCATATGTGAATGTGGCCGAGGAGGTGCCAGCTTTTGAAGAATAATAGTAGTCTACtcttcctccttttttttttgtacagaGCTATATAGTATTATGAATGAGAAACAAATTCACCTTGTCAttcataattatcaaaaataaaaattatcaaacTTTTTTATTCACTCACCTTGCTTTCACTAGTAATGTCACCTAAAATAACGTGTAATTTCACTTATTAGATTATATTATTTTCGTAGTTTGGTTGTCTATGTATGTTTTAATGATGATTACAGtatttataacaaaaagttAGGAATCAGATATCCCCGTAGAGTGAATCAAAAGAGAAAATGGAAATCCAAAATTCAATCGGTTCAACCGGTGGAAATAACCGGAGCCTCAAGACTATATGGCTTGAGGTGTTGGGAACAATGTGTCCTGGGACGAGAGAAGCAAACAAAACCTTCTTTTGAACAAAAATTTGACTTCAACAAAAATACTATCGTCCATATCTTTTCATTCTCACATCAGATTaatagatatacatatataggtTTCTTATATGTGAGGGAATTTTGTGTGGTGTAATTACATGGAACACGTCGCAAGACAGCATGCACTCGCACATGTCTTCGGCAGAGAAATTTCGTTGTCTTTGAACTGTGCTCGTGTTTTTCTACATTTCCGCACGTGCTCTCAAGTCAACCATATCCACTTAACTCATAAATTTTTGCTTCTATCTCACTGGTAACATACATGCAACTTTTCCTTTTAAAACCATTTATACCGAAGTTAATATTAGATCGTTATGACTTTTGCATGTAATCAGTCACGTACTAGAATTATACGCCAAACAAATTCACTCTTTATATCCCCATTTGGATGACCATGAAGATAGCGAGGGAAGAAAAGAGCATACAATGAAAAATGCACAAATTTTTTATTCGTAATGTGAATATCCTAAGTCTTAACTGATATCAACTGTGCATCTCTATTTCAGAGTAATTCACAAGTTCATAGACAATCAGAAATTTGAATCTATAGCGTCTAAGATCCATACACAAATGAGTATTATATGATGAGATTTAATTTCTTGCTCGATCAACAAAGAGTTTTCAACCATCAAAACTGCAACTAGATTACGACCATTTGGTTTTGGTTacaaatttgtatttatatttctaattttctaTTGACCCAAGTTTGTAACCCAAACCAATTGCATATAGTTGTGTtcttgttccattatttttatgGTTTGTGCTAGTGGGCTATTACATATCA
This genomic interval from Brassica napus cultivar Da-Ae chromosome A6, Da-Ae, whole genome shotgun sequence contains the following:
- the LOC106346288 gene encoding nicotianamine synthase 3, giving the protein MDCQEEQLVNTICDLYEKISKLESLKPSEDVNILFSQLVSTCIPPNPNIDVTKMCDTVQETRQKLIKICGEAEGHLEHHFSSILTSFEDNPLHHLNLFPYYNNYIKLGKLEYDLLTQNLNGLVPRNVAFIGSGPLPLTSIVLASSHLKETVFHNFDIDPSANSLASLLVSSDPDISQRMFFHTVDIMNVTESLKSFDVVFLAALVGMNKEDKVRVIEHLQKHMAPGAVLMLRSAHGPRAFLYPIVEPCDLQGFEVLSIYHPTDDVINSVVISKKLPVVSNGSVVGGPSCLLMPCNCSKIHAIMNKKKKMMIEELEASREEQFS
- the LOC106346287 gene encoding transcription factor bHLH149, whose protein sequence is MVDSLFPSTEATVDDASPESRRKRRRISETAKETAESSEINQESLKRWRTNRVQQIYASKLVEALRRVRQRSNDGGKITSAAREIRDTADRVLAASARGTTRWSRAVLATRVRASLKKHKKAKLTGARKPRKDTAAERKRSKLPAVERKLKILGRLVPGCRKVTVPNLLDEATDYIAALEMQVRAMESLAELLAAAAPRSTLTRP